In the genome of Arachis stenosperma cultivar V10309 chromosome 6, arast.V10309.gnm1.PFL2, whole genome shotgun sequence, the window TGCAGCCCCCGCAGCCCACACGAAGCCAGTTCGAGCACCGTCGCGGCCGCGCTCGCACCGTCCTTGACTCGCCCCCTCGCACCGTCCCTTCTCCGCCTGCGCATTGCTTCTGCTCCCTCGCGCCGACGCTGACTCGCCCCTCGCTGACTCTGTGCCGAACATCCTCTACACAAAGCAACAAAAATCACAACCAGATTTTTCCTGTCCTGGTtcctattttttttcctttttttcttttattgaaacTGGTATTGGAATAAACCTTATGAAATTTTCTGATGAAAATGGAGAACCCAGACCGAAAGTGATTGGAAGCATATTGGATCATCCTGCTTATAACATTCTGCATATTGGAACTCTTTTTGTTGTTAGgtaattttgtaaattttttatacGAGTCATGTGGGATAAATTGAGAACTGTCATGTGCCAATTGGTCCAATTACAAGAGAAACAACTAAGAGAATAAAAGAAGGTTTTGCAAACATGGCTAAATCATGTGTTCAGAAGATGCATCAAGAATTAGGCAAGACAATGATTAGCGTTTATCAAAAGTCAAATGTCTTACTATTTTACAAGATGCATTGAAGACCCTCGTTAATCAAGATGTCACCTtcttagaatttattttatatttattttatttttgttgtttgtttgttttagGCCCAGATATGATTTGGCccatttttttctattctagTGAACTTATAAGTTAGGGTTTTAAATTTAAGAGGTATAAAAACCCTCTAAGACTTGGTAGCCACTTTTTTCCTTAATTTTGATGAATGAAATTTTCTTTGAGTTTAACTTGGGTGTTATCAGGTGAGGTAGAGTGATTCCCTTAGCTGTTGCATCAGGAAATCAAATTGAGGTAGAGGGGTCCCTTTCTTTGATCTTCCATCTTATCTTGGGTTACGTTCCGTATCATTTGGTATCAGATTTCAGGTACTAGATTAATTTTCATTAGTCTACGTTTATCCTTCTTGCATTGTGTtctaaatacattaaaaaaaatccaaccACATATAGACAGTTTATCCTTACGTCTTATTCTTTTTTTGTTGATCGGATTTTTCATTCCTTTCCCTAAGATTATTGTCTGTCCTTGCTGCTTTTGTGTTTCTCATTATTCTTTTCCTCCTTCCTTTCCTATTAGTTTATTATGTTTCTTCtcattattagaaaaaataagagTACGCACTTTGAAGTTTTTTCCTATTATTAGTAAATTTTCTTTTGCCAACACATCTTGagtacaaaaaaaaagagagtacGTACTTTAAAGTTTTCACAGTAACACTTTagcaaagtaaaaaaaaaagttgtatttttctataaaaaaaacaaagcaacaatctcaaaaaaaaagaaaaaaatcattacatacgttattattattattattcttattcttattatttttattttttttattatccttATCTTTTGTCTTTTGTGTCTTTGtccctttttattatccttTCCATCTTTTCTTTTATCGTTGCGTCGGATTTTctctatcttttatttttgtttgatttCTAAAGTGCAACAGTCAAAGAGATTCAAGAGTGGTAAAAGGCAAGTGTGGTAAGTTCAATAGAGGGTAAAagccaattttaaaaataaacacgAGTGTCCATCTTTGAGTGAAACATGTGAGCGAGTGATTGTGAGGTCCTTTCTATAACATTTTGTTACAGGTTCATTGTTATGACAACTCATTCCGAAGATACTGTAGTTGACATGGAGTTGATACAAAAGGTTATTCAACACTTAACCAATCACTTGACTGAATTGGAAGCATGGAGGCAAGAGGTGACATAGACACTATCCAAGAATACTAAACAAGGACCTTTTCGGAATCGGCGTCTTAATCATGTACCTTTTGATGATGACTCTGATGGGGTTATAACACCTCGACACAAAAGTCAAGATTGCAATATCAATGCCATCAAGATGCAAATACCACCATTCAAAGGGAGAAATAATCCTGAAGTTTATTTGGAGTGGGAACGTAAGGTGAAAAGAATTTTTGCTTGTCATAATTACTCTGAAGCAAAGAAGGTTCGTTTGGCAACAGTTGCATTCTCTAACTATGCCTTGCTTTGGTGGGATGAACTAGTGAAGACAAGACGAAAGAATGATGATCACCTTATAGAGTCTTGGGATCTTATGAAGCGCCTCATGAAGAAATGATTTGTGCCTTCGTACTACTATAGGGAAGTGCATCAGAAGTTATATTGACTGACTCAAGGCTCCAAGTCCGTTGAAGACTACCATAAGAAAATGGAGATGCTTATGATTACTGCCAACATAGAAGAGGATACTGAGGTTACTATAGCACGATTTGTAGGTGGTTTGAATAGAGCGATTGCTGATATGGTGGAGTTACACCATTATGTGGAGATGGAGGATTTGGTCAGTATGGCCATGAAGGTGGAGAGGCAACAACAAAGAAGAACACCAAAAGGCTTGTCTCATGCTAATCCCAAGTGGGACTCTCGTGGTGCTGACACAACAAAGACTACGAATATTGAATCCAATGCGTTGTTTGATGCTAAGAAGAAGAAAGGTACTTCTAACTCTTCTTCTGCTACTTCTAGGCATCGAGATATTAAATGCTTCAAGTGTCATGGTATGGGTCATTATGCTAATGAATGCCCAAACAGGAGATTGATGGTTATTAGAGGAGATGATATTGTATCTGATTCTGATCATGGTGATGATTCTGATCATAATAGTATGCCACCTTCGGAGGATTATTCCGATGGTGATGTTGAGTATGCAGTCCATGGTGAATCTCTTATTGTTAGACGCGTTTTGAATTTGCAGGTGAAAGAAAAAAGTCTAGAACAACGCCACAATCTTTTTCACACTAGATGCTTGGTGGGTGGAAAAGTGTGTAGTCTAATTATTGATGGCGGGAGTTGGACTAATGTGACTAGTACACTTATGGTGGAGAAATTAGGTTTGACATGTGTTCGACATCCTAAACCATATACGTTGCAGTGGTTGAATGACAGTGGAGAGATCAAGGTTGACAAATAGGTGACAATTGCATTCTCTGTTGGCAAGTATGTTGATGAGGCATTTTGTGATGTGGAGCCAATGCAAGCTTGTCATTTATTATTGGGGCGACCTTGGCAGTTCGACTGTCGAGCATTTCATGATGGTTACACGAATCGATTCTCCTTTGATTTTAATGGTCGCAAGATCACTCTTGCTCCTTTATCACCTAAGGAGGTTTACCTTGACCAGTTGAAGCTTCAACAGGATACCAAGGGGAACGTGGGATGTGAGATCACAGAAAAATCTGAGAGAAAAGAGGCTATGAGAGAAAAGAATATAGCAAAAGGCCCAAAGGTGAGtgacaagaaagaaaagagtccATGTCATGAGAGTAGTACAAATaccaaaaaatttgagaaagtTGAGAGCAAATTGTGTTTCTTTGCAAAAGAAAGAGATTTAAAGAGTGCTTTAATAGGCAAGAAAGTTTTGTTTATGGTTCGGTTTTGGGATACTTTATTTTCTGACACTGACCTTAACCCAAATTTGCCAAATAGCTTTGTCTCTTTGTTGCAGGAATTTGCCGATGTCTTCCCTATTGACGTACCACGTGGTTTGCCTCCATTACGTGGGATTGAGCaccaaattaattttattcttgGTGCTAGCATTCTTAATAGACCAGCCTATAGGAGTAATTCTGAAGAGACAAAGGAGCTTCAAAGGCAAGTGGAGGAGTTATTAGCCAAAGGTCACATCCGGAGAGTATGAGTCCATGTGCTGTACCAGTTTTGTTGGTTCCAAAGAAGGATGGTACTTGGCGAATGTGTGTGGATTGTCATGCAGTCAATAAAATTACGATAAAGTATCGTTATTCTATCCCTAGGTTAGATGACATGCTTGATGAGTTATATGGTGCATGCATATTCactaaaattgatttgaaaagtGGGTATCATCACATTAGAATGAAACCAGGGGATGAATGGAAGACTGCATTTAAAACAAAACATGGGTTATATGAGTGGTTAGTAATGCCTTTTGGGTTAACTAATGCCCCTAGTACTTTTATGCGTCTAATGAACCATGTTTTGCGAGACTTTTTGGgtaaatttgttgttgtttatttTGATGATATTTTCATTTATAGCACTTGTTTGGATGACCACTTGTCACATGTTTCAGCTATTTTGGAAGTGCTTCGAAGAGAAAAATTATATGCTAATCTTAAAAAGTGCACTTTTTGTATTGATCGAGTTATATTTCTTGGTTTTGTTGTGAGTGCGAGTGGAATTGAAGTTGATGAGAAAAAGGTAAAGGCTATTCGTGAATGACCAACGCCTAAGAATGCTTCTGAGGTACGAAGTTTTCATGGGTTAGCTGGGTTTTATAGAAgatttgtaaaaaaattttctacCATTGCTGCGCCTCTCACAGAGGTTATAAAAAAGGATGTTGGATTTAAATGGAAAAGGGAACAAGACATTGGATTTCATACCCTAAAAGACTGTTTGTGTTCTGCTCCTATTCTTGTTTTACCTAACTTTGATAAAACCTTTGAGATTGAATGTGATGCTTCTGGGATTGGTATAGGTGCTGTTTTAATGCAAGAAAAACGAGCCATTGCCTTCTTCAGTGAAAAGTTGAATTTAGCTCAGCGTAAATATTCAACATATGACAAAGAATTATATGCTTTGGTTCGGGCTTTAGAGGTTTGGCAACACTACCTCTTACCTAAGGAGTTTGTGATTCACACGGATCATAAATCTTTGAAGCACTTAAAAGGACAAGGTAAGCTTGATAAAAGACATGCTAAATGGGTGAAATTTATTGAAACATTTCCCTATGTGATTGCCTTTAAACAAGGTAAAGATAATGTCATTGCTGATGCTTTATCTCGGAGGTATGCTTTGATTACTACACTTACCTCTAAGTTATTGGGATTTGAGTTTTTAAAGGAGTTATATGTCACTGATTCTGACTTTTCTGCTATTTATGCCTCTTGTGAACATAGTGcatttaacaaattttataGACATGAAGGTTTTCTGTTTTGTGGCAATAGAATTTGTGTGCCTGCTTGTTCTATGAGGGACTTACTTGTTCTTGAATCACATAATGAGGGTTTGATGGGTCATTTTGGTGCGCATAAGACATTGGATGTGTTATCTGAACATTTTTACTGGCCACGCATACGTCGAGATGTTGAAAAATTTTGTGCTAAGTGTGTTGCATGTAAACAGGCTAAATCTAAGTCTTTACCACATGGTTTGTATGCCCCTTTACCTGTTTCTATGCATCTGTAGGTTGATATTTCTATGAATTTTGTTCTTGGTTTGCCTCGAACAAAAAAAGGTCGAGATAGCATCTTTGTTGTGGTAGACAGATTTAGTAAAATGGCTCATTTTATTGCATGCCATAAAACTGGTAATGTAACAAATATTGCTGATCTGTTCTTTAGAGAGGTTGTGCATTTGCATGGTGTTCCCCAAACTATTGTTTCTGATCGTGACGTAAAATTTTTGAGTCATTTTTGGAAAGTTTTATGGGTAAATTAGGCACAAAATTATTATACTCTACTACTTGTCATCCTCAAACTGATGGTCAAACTAGAGTAGTAAATAGAACATTAGGGACCTTATTACGTGCTGTTGTTGGTAAGAATTTAAAAACTTGGGAAGATTGTTTACCTTTTATTGAGTTTGCTTATAATAGAATTATTCATTCTTCTACTGGATTTTCTCCTTTTGAACTTGTTTATGGTTTTAATCCTTTAACTGTTTTGGACTTATTACCTTTGCCTTTGAGTGATATTGTTAGCTTGGATGCAGAAGGTAAAGCGGAAAAAGTTAAAGCTATGCACTTGAAAGCACGTGAATTgcttgaaaagaaaaataagttgACAGCTCAACGGGTGAATAAAGGTCGAAGACATCTTGTCTTTGAACCTGGTGACTGGGTATGGGTTCATTTGAGAAAGGAGAGGTTTCCTACTCAAAGAAAATCCAAGTTAGACCCTAGGGGTGATGGTCCATTTCAAGTGCTCGAAAGGATTAATAACAATGCTTATAAGATTGACCTTCCAGGTGAGTATAATGTATCAGCCACTTTTAATGTCTCTGACCTATCTTCTTTTGATTGTGATGCAGATTCGAGGACGAATCTTTCTCGGGAGGGAGGGAATGATACGAGTCATGTGGGACAAACTGAGAACTGTCATATGCCAATTGGTCCAATTACAAGAGCAACAACTAAGAGAATAAAAGAAGGTTTTGCAAACATGGCTAAATCATGTGTTCAGGAGATGCATCAAGAATTAGGTAAGACAACGATTAGCGATTATCAAAAGTCAAATGTCTTACTATTTTACAAGATGCATTGACGACCCTCATTAATCAAGATGTCAACTtcttagaatttattttatatttattttatttttgttgtttgtttgttttagGCTCAGATATGATTTGGCccatttttttctattctagTGAACTTATGAGTTAGGGTTTTAAATTTAAGAGGTATAAAAACCCTCTAAGACTTGGTAGtcacttttttctttaattttgatgaatgaaattttttttgagtttCTTTGAGAAACTTAGGTGTTATCAGGTGAGGTAGAGTGATTCCCTTAGCTGTTGCATCAGAAAATCAAATTGAGGTAGAGGAGTCCCTTTTTTTGATCTTCCATCTTATCCTGAGTTACGTTGCGTATCAATTTTCTTAATGTTATTCTCAATTCCAAAACCCCACAAGCCTGCAGCAGTAGCTTCTGCCAAGAATGAACTTGAACTTGTACATCAATAGATTGGtttccattattattatttttttcatgtcACTAATATTGTGatttatatttagtttttttattgtTCTAGTTCTATCACCAATTGGAAGAATATGAGAGATTTGGAACATAATATTGTTCATCCATTCAGTTCAATGAAAAAGTCTTTGTTTTAGTTTGTCATTGATGTTATGATTATAGAATACTTgataataagaagaaaaaaaagatttcaTCTGATTTTATCTTGATAAATGACTCTTGTCACTGCGACATATTGGAATGAAATGATACTAGTACGTGGTCCACTACATTATATTTCCTTTCTGAGCAACTAGCTAGTGAAAATCAGAGAAAGTTAAAGAGAAAGAACAACCCTGATTTGTCATGGAGTTTCTGCATTCTAGTTGAAAGTGATATCTTTCATTTTAAATGAAGCATAGCAAAAGGATTTGAAAGCCATGTTCCTATCCTATGTATCCCCTGTAATGTGCTGAATGAAACTTGTGCTAACATATTTATATCTGAACTTCCTTCCAATTTATTGAAAGTCAATTGAACAAGTATCCTTTCTAAGGGAAACCTTTTACTACATTTATGTCCATATATATTACAATGACCTTGTAGCAAGCTAAAGGTTAATTGCCACTAAATCATTTGACTACTGAGCAGGTAATTGATAAAAGATTTCACATTTGATTTATATAGGTAGATTTTCATTAATATACCATTTATTACTTCATAACACATTACTATTAGCTCAGAAGCAttacttttctttcttctatCTTGATGAAACCATCATTATTCGAGTCTTGTTACCTATTAGCAttacttttctttcttctatctagatgttcattttactaggtATACAGATAGTTATTTTCATTGTTAAGTAGATGTTTGGTTGTTAGTATTAGATTCAAATAGAtacaattaaattatattagatGTTTAGTTTTATAGGTATGTGAATGgttattttcattttcaagTGGATGTTTGGTTATTcgtataaaataattattatatacctTATGTGAATACATAAAAAGCTAAATTGTGGTAGATTAAAATAACGAACTataattattattcaattattaCATTTGAATTAAAGTTTATAGTGATTCGTTCATAGTGTAATTGTATCTacattgaaaaagaaaagaacgtATTCCATATATTACTATAAACTTtaattcaaatatttaattttttttaaaatctattAATTGGTTTgtctaatagaaaaaaaatagaaaagcaaatttgataattaattttttctaagaactaaaatattcaactaaaattattttagaaattgATTTAACGTATTACTCTAAAGTTCAAATTATGAGTGTAGGTAGCTATATGGTTTAAATCTATTTAGCATGTTGTTTAAAGTTTTAATATTGCATTCTATTTcgtttagaaaaatatttaaaatgtagtattatataataataataataataataataataataataataataataattgagtCAAAGGTAGGAAAGGGGAAATATTTTTCCTGTTGGGTCAAAGAAGGGGTGTGAATGGAATGATTACGATGCTAGTAattaagataattaaaattagtattTAGGGAATGGAGTGTTTACAAGTATACCAATGTTAGTAATCTAATTGGGCTAGTTTGTAGGGCCCgttgttcatattgttcaacTAAGTCATTGTCTCCCTAACATTCTCCTTTTCAATATGTCTTTAAAGAATAGAAAAGTATAGGTAAACAATGAAAATACTAAACAatataaacaatatatatatcggatgttcattttactagaTGTACAGatgattattctaatattaagatttaggtggataatttaaaagtatagtatgtttttatttgattagtagttgttcatattgttcaaaAAAATCATTGATTATCTAGCATAATccttaaaaaattagttaacgTTTTCTATTTAGTTGTTAGCAAGGAACAATTATATTCTTACAGGAGAATAGTGATTCTTTCTCTACTTTAATTAACtaccacaaaataattaaagaagaatgaaaaagtatataataaaaaatgatcGACCTTATCATAATTATTGAGTAAAATTTTATACTCCATAAAGAATCATAGAATTTCTTGTTAGCAAAATAAGTAGTAGTATGTAATGAAaccaaataattttttatatatttaattgaaTCTATAAATGAgaagttttaatttttgtagTGAATTGTAAACCCAGTTATCAACCTAAGAAAATAATAGActcatttatatttttatacttatGCACCAACTCATGTCATCAAATaagtataaataaaatttatgctattattttgttagtgttttctatttatttttttatccaaGATAGTAAtttcattaataaaaaaaatagtaattcCAAAATCAGCTGACAATCCATGGCAATGCTGAAAGAAGTTACAGATCAGATGCGACAAATGTTCTATAGCAACTTTGGAAGGACAAAAACAGCTTCATCTTCAACAGTTGCAGGAAGTCTCTGTCATTGTATATGTCAAGCTCGTGCTATGTTACGGGAAAGAAAAACATGAAGATAACTTTACCAATT includes:
- the LOC130936837 gene encoding uncharacterized protein LOC130936837; translation: MQNVISRMIQYASNHFRSGFSIFIRKFHKRMFGTESARGESASARGSRSNAQAEKGRCEGASQGRCERGRDGARTGFVWAAGAARFAGCRLWVKKKCVACRAGRTLAQRKAASTAGARRWLASRTGKVHRE